The genomic region TGGTGGGGGAGGCGGCCTGCGGGGCGGCGTTGGCCGGGCGCTTGCGCACCGGCTTCTGGCCGGGCGCGGGCTTCTGACCCGGCTGCGGCTTCTGGCCGGGCTTGGGGCCGAGGTTCTGCCGCTTCTCGATGGCCGCGGCCTTCTTCTCCTCTTCCTCCCGGTCGATGCGGTGGTACACCACGTACTGCTGACCAAGGGTCCAGGTGTTGTTGCTCAGCCAGTACAGCAGCATCGCCACCGGGAAGAACGGACCACCGACGAGCACCGCGAGCGGGAACAAGTACAGCATCAGCTTGTTCATCATCGCCGACTGCGGGTTGGCCGCCGCGGTCGCGGACTGGCGGGCCACCGAGTGCCGCGCGGTCAGGTGGGTCAGCACCGAGGCCAGCACCATCAGCGGGATGGCCAGCAGCAACAACGCAGTGCGGTCGGTGCCGATGACGGCCAGGTCCGCGCCGCTCATCCGGATCGCCGCGGACAGGTTCACACCGAACAGCTTCGAGGCGAGGAAGGAGCTCACCTCGGGCTGGCCGAAGATGTAGTTGCTCGTGGCGCCCGGCTTGAAGCCCTGCAGCACGTTGAGCAGACCGAGGAACACCGGCATCTGCACCAGCATCGGCAGGCAGCCGCCCAGCGGGTTGAACCCGCCCTCGGCCTGGAGCTTCTGCATCTCCTGGGCCATGCGCTGCTTGTCGTTGCCGTACTTCTCCCGCAGCTTGGCCAGCTGCGGCTGGAACTCCGCCATCTTGCGCATCGAGCGCACCTGCTTGACGAACGGCTTGAACAGCAGCGCGCGCAGGGTGAACACGAGGAGCATCACCGACAGGGCCCAGTTCACCCCGCTGGTCTCCGGGATGACGTAGCTGAGCACCTTGTGCCAGAACCACATGATGGCTGACACGGGGTAGTTGATGAAGTCGAGCACGAACTACTCCTCAGCGGATTTGCATGAAGCCCGCTCCGAAGCACGGTCGCGGGGCGGCGGAACGGGGTCCAGGCCTCCAGGGTGCCAGGGTCCGCAGCGCAACAGCCTGCGCACGGTGAGCCACGACCCGCGGAAGGCGCCATGAGTGGTCAGCGCCTCGACCGCGTAGTGACTGCAGCTCGGGTAGAAGCGGCACGTCGGGGGAAGAGCGGGAGAGATGAACCGGCGGTAGAACCGGATCGGCCACAGCAGCACGGTGGCCAGCGGCCCGGCCCGCCCGGCGCTCACCCCGCACCACCTGGTGCGGGCAGGCCGAGCTTGCGGAGGGCCGAGTCGAGATCGCCGCCCAACTGGGCGCTGGTGGCCTCGGCCGAGGCGGGCAGGGCGCGCACCACCAGGGCGCTGCCCGGCGGCAACCGGTCGATCCGGTCGCGCACGAGGTGCCGGAGCCGGCGGGAGACCCGGTGCCGGACCACGGAGTTGCCCACTGCCTTACTCACGACGAAACCCACCCTCGGCGAGAAGGACTCGCCAGGGGTGGGC from Crossiella sp. CA-258035 harbors:
- the yidC gene encoding membrane protein insertase YidC, producing MLDFINYPVSAIMWFWHKVLSYVIPETSGVNWALSVMLLVFTLRALLFKPFVKQVRSMRKMAEFQPQLAKLREKYGNDKQRMAQEMQKLQAEGGFNPLGGCLPMLVQMPVFLGLLNVLQGFKPGATSNYIFGQPEVSSFLASKLFGVNLSAAIRMSGADLAVIGTDRTALLLLAIPLMVLASVLTHLTARHSVARQSATAAANPQSAMMNKLMLYLFPLAVLVGGPFFPVAMLLYWLSNNTWTLGQQYVVYHRIDREEEEKKAAAIEKRQNLGPKPGQKPQPGQKPAPGQKPVRKRPANAAPQAASPTTSSADKNKDTSASTGSEKSNAPRNGSDAAKSTDSPAAKPGEVPGIIQSRSTGKKQTRKRR
- the yidD gene encoding membrane protein insertion efficiency factor YidD — encoded protein: MSAGRAGPLATVLLWPIRFYRRFISPALPPTCRFYPSCSHYAVEALTTHGAFRGSWLTVRRLLRCGPWHPGGLDPVPPPRDRASERASCKSAEE
- the rnpA gene encoding ribonuclease P protein component; its protein translation is MLPAAARLTRSQDFGLVVRRGRRVGRPRLVVHAHLSNPPTPGESFSPRVGFVVSKAVGNSVVRHRVSRRLRHLVRDRIDRLPPGSALVVRALPASAEATSAQLGGDLDSALRKLGLPAPGGAG